One part of the Indicator indicator isolate 239-I01 chromosome 5, UM_Iind_1.1, whole genome shotgun sequence genome encodes these proteins:
- the PPIL3 gene encoding peptidyl-prolyl cis-trans isomerase-like 3, with amino-acid sequence MAVTLHTDVGDIKIELFCERTPKTCENFLALCASNYYNGCVFHRNIKGFMVQTGDPLGTGKGGNSIWGKKFEDEFSEYLKHSVRGVVSMANNGPNTNGSQFFITYGKQPHLDMKYTVFGKVIDGLETLDELEKLPVNEKTYRPLNDVHIKDITIHANPFAL; translated from the exons ATG GCTGTCACGCTGCATACTGATGTAGGAGATATTAAAATTGAACTGTTCTGTGAGCGTACACCAAAGACTTGTGAA AATTTCCTGGCTCTTTGTGCTAGTAACTACTACAATGGATGCGTATTTCACCGGAATATAAAAGGCTTCATGGTTCAGACAGGAGATCCATTAG gcactggaaaaggAGGTAACAGCATCTGGGGCAAGAAGTTTGAAGATGAATTCAGTGAATACTTAAAG CACAGCGTCCGTGGGGTAGTTTCAATGGCAAACAATGGTCCAAATACTAATGGATCACAGTTCTTCATCACTTACGGCAAGCAGCCGCACCTAGACATGAAGTACACCGTGTTTGGAAA agTTATTGACGGCTTGGAGACTCTGGATGAGCTGGAGAAGCTGCCTGTGAATGAGAAAACCTACAGACCTCTTAATGATGTTCACATTAAAGATATTACAATTCATGCCAATCCTTTTGCTCTGTAG
- the NIF3L1 gene encoding NIF3-like protein 1 yields MNLGELVSALNDFASLSLAESWDNVGLLVEPSPPHTVNTLFLTNDLTEEVMEEAVQKKADLILSYHPPIFTPLKRVTWKTWKERLVVRALENRIGIYSPHTAYDAIPHGVNNWLTKGLGACAATPLHPSAAPSHPAEGTHRVEFCANNTEHLDTVLSKIKTIQEISCLATLPARVEGEEQTRVSLNCSQKALLEVVALLSQDNLYHKTEVLLLQKPLLPHTGMGRLCTLSEPVSLSDIIERVKNHLKLPHVRLAMGAGKTLESPVKKAALCAGSGSSILKGTEADLYLTGEMSHHDVLDAVANGISVILCEHSNTERGFLSELRDMLAIHLLNKVNIIVSEKDKDPLQVA; encoded by the exons ATGAACCTCGGGGAGCTCGTTTCTGCCCTGAATGACTTTGCATCCCTCTCTCTGGCTGAAAGCTGGGACAATGTGGGGTTGCTGGTGGAACCAAGCCCTCCCCACACTGTGAACACCCTTTTCCTCACTAACGATCTCactgaggaggtgatggaagagGCCGTGCAGAAGAAGGCAGACCTTATTCTTTCTTACCACCCTCCTATATTCACACCCCTCAAAAGGGTGACGTGGAAGACCTGGAAAGAACGGCTGGTGGTCCGAGCCTTGGAGAACAGAATCGGGATTTACTCTCCACATACGGCATACGATGCCATACCTCATGGAGTCAATAACTGGCTCACAAAGGGACTTG GTGCCTGTGCTGCCACCCCACTGCATCCATCAGCTGCACCAAGCCATCCAGCTGAGGGCACTCACCGGGTAGAATTCTGTGCAAACAACACTGAGCATCTGGACACAGTGCTGTCCAAAATCAAAACCATCCAAGAGATCTCCTGTCTTGCTACTCTTCCTGCCAG GGTTGAAGGTGAGGAGCAAACACGAGTCAGTTTGAACTGTTCTCAGAAAGCACTGTTGGAGGTGGTGGCGTTACTGTCCCAGGACAACCTTTATCACAAGACCGAGGTTCTCTTACTacaaaag cctcttcttccccatACCGGAATGGGACGTCTGTGCACGCTGAGTGAGCCAGTCTCTTTGTCAGACATAATTGAGCGTGTTAAGAACCACCTAAAATTACCCCATGTCCGCTTAGCCATGGGAGCAGGCAAGACCCTAG AATCACCAGTAAAgaaagctgctctgtgtgctggtTCTGGGAGCAGTATCCTGAAAGGAACAGAAGCAGACCTCTATCTCACAG GAGAGATGTCCCACCATGACGTTCTGGATGCAGTTGCCAATGGAATAAGTGTTATCCTGTGTGAGCACAGTAACACTGAGCGAGGCTTCTTGTCAGAGCTGCGTGACATGCTAGCTATCCACCTACTGAACAAAGTCAACATAATTGTGTCTGAGAAAGACAAAGATCCCCTCCAGGTGGCAtaa